The Candidatus Aminicenantes bacterium genome includes the window TGCAGAAAACATGGTAGTTTTTCCACACCAGTTTTTTAAAATAACGCTTGGCCGTGTTTTCAGTCCTGACAAGCTTTTCAAAGCTTCTTATGTCCATCGCACCATCTTAAATTGGTGCAAAATCTTTTACAATTACCTAAAATTATGGGTGAAACATGAAAAGATTTTTTATGGCGTTGATTGTTTTGGTTCTTCTCGGGGCAGTGTTTACGGGCTGTTCAAGTTCCAACATCAGTCCGGAAAAATTGGTGATTAAGGGCTTTTATCTTGGCATGCCTTATGACCAAGCCCTGGAAAAGGCAAGGGCAATGGGAACGGTTTCGCAAATAACCGGCAAGCGCTATTCGGTTTCCAATACCAATGGGGAAATGGTACTGGATTTCATCTGTGCAGACGGCCAGGTTTGCGAAATACGATTTTATTGTGAATTATTTAATTCCTGTGCAATGCCCATAGATGAATTCATCAAGGAAATGATCAATAATTACAAAATTCCAGAATTAAAAATCGACAATTCCACAGGTCAATATGTTTACAGGTCAAACAAGGGACTCAAAGTTTCAGTAGGAGAAACTGTTTTACTCGAAAAAGTCGCACCCACATCATAAACGAAAAGCATGATGCTCGGGGTAACGTCTCAATATTGAAAATTCGCTTTTAATCACCAGTTGCCTTTGAGCCATCCATGAAGAATGCGAAAAACCTCACCATGGCGAGGAGAGTATTTCTAATCTTGAGACTGGCCCCCAGCCACCCACATGGATCGAATTCATGTTCATTTTATCTCAACCAATACTTCGTTGCGCGTCATCCATGGCGGTGTCCACGGTGCATTGTATCCGGCGTAGGCGGTGCTCCCTTCCGCCACAATTCCATCACGAGCAAGCGCCGAGAGTAATTTTTCTTGCATACGTTTAACTCGTGCATCCGATCGATACCAGGAAAACCGCATCACGGCGTATTTCTTGGCAGGAACCAATACGATCTTCACTCTCGGATCAGTTGGCTTCGGCAATTTTTCAAGCGTGTAAGAGCGGGGCATACCAAAAGATATTACCTGGGAGTCGCCCACGGCCGTCGCCACCACTGGGGCTGTCATGGAAATACGCTCTGACGCCTGAGAGCCCTCTCCTTTTTGGGCGACCACAGGCGCGGTCATGGCGATACTCTCCTTTTTTGTGTTCCCACCAAAGATATATCCTGCCACAATTCTAAAACCATTGCTCATGGATTCTCCGAGGGAGCCTTGCACGGTCGTCTGCGCCACGATATGCGCCGGATATTCCCGTATTTCGTAGCCGTTCATTCTCTTCACCACGGCATAGTCCGCCTGCTCGACACGAGAACCAAAAAATCCCCAGATAGACCAGAGCGCAATGACGGCGACGAGAGTGATGAGTATAGTGGCCATGGGTTTATGCATTGAGATACGTTATGGTCAATTGCAAACAGGTGGCGAATGTTACCCAGAGAAGATACGGGATGTTGACATAGACCAGCCAACGAATCCCGGGCGCGGCGTGCCAGACAGCGTAGAGCGCCCAGATAAGCGTGCCAAGAACGAGCAAAATATCTATCGCCGCCAACAGATTGTTTTTCAGCCCGAATTGCAAGGGCGTGAACGCGAAGTTGAAAATCAGGTTCAGGGCGAAAGGCAATGCAGTAATCATGGCAATTTCTTTTTTGGCGGCCATCCAAAACACCTTGCCGAAGGAAATTGCGATTAAAACATAAAGAACGGTCCATACCGGGCCGAAAAGCCACGACGGCGGCGCCCATGACGGTTTGATCAGTTGCGAGTACCAGTTGGTTGTGTTCATGGAGCTATTTTAACATTTTTTAGGTTGTTATCAACTTCGCACGTTTATTTGCCTGACAGGATTTTCTAGAGTATTCGCTTTATTCTCTTTTTCCTCACGGTTATAATCTAAGCATGACGGAAGTGAGGATCGGAACCTGCAGCTGGAAGTACGACTCCTGGCGCGGGATCGTCTATCCGGAGAAGGGGGCGTTCGACTTTCTGGAAGAGTATGCGCATCATTTCGACACGGTCGAGGTCGACCAGTGGTTCTGGTCGCTCTTTGCCGGGGACAAGGTCGCGCTGCCGAAAGAAACCGATGTGAAATACTACGCCGGCGCCGTGCCGAACGATTTCCGCTTTACGGTCAAGGCCCCCAACAGCATCAGCCTAAGCCACCATTACCAGAAGGACAAAGCGGCACCACTTACGGTCAATCCCCATTTTCTCTCGCTCGAGCTGTACAACGATTTCCTGGAACGGCTGGCGCCGCTGACCGGCAAGGTTGGGCTGGTGATGCTGCAGTTCGAGTACCTGAACCGCAAGAAAATCGGCTCGCAGACCGAATTCCTGGAAAAGCTGGAGCCCTTTTTGAAAGGCCGGCCGCGGGCCGTGCCGCTGGCCATCGAATGCCGCAATCCCAAGTTTCTCGATGACGCCTATTTCAAGCTCCTGGGCGAACACGACGTGCACCACATCTTCTGCCAGGGCTACTATATGCCCCCGGTCTGGGAGATCGAGGCGACGTTCGGCGAACTGCTGACCGATACGTCGGTCATCCG containing:
- a CDS encoding DUF72 domain-containing protein, which gives rise to MTEVRIGTCSWKYDSWRGIVYPEKGAFDFLEEYAHHFDTVEVDQWFWSLFAGDKVALPKETDVKYYAGAVPNDFRFTVKAPNSISLSHHYQKDKAAPLTVNPHFLSLELYNDFLERLAPLTGKVGLVMLQFEYLNRKKIGSQTEFLEKLEPFLKGRPRAVPLAIECRNPKFLDDAYFKLLGEHDVHHIFCQGYYMPPVWEIEATFGELLTDTSVIRLMGSDRKGMELKSNDDWSLIIEPKDDELEKIVGMVGRLRKRRKTVYININNHYEGSAPLTAEKIKTLLANE
- a CDS encoding heme-binding protein, producing the protein MATILITLVAVIALWSIWGFFGSRVEQADYAVVKRMNGYEIREYPAHIVAQTTVQGSLGESMSNGFRIVAGYIFGGNTKKESIAMTAPVVAQKGEGSQASERISMTAPVVATAVGDSQVISFGMPRSYTLEKLPKPTDPRVKIVLVPAKKYAVMRFSWYRSDARVKRMQEKLLSALARDGIVAEGSTAYAGYNAPWTPPWMTRNEVLVEIK
- a CDS encoding tryptophan-rich sensory protein, producing the protein MNTTNWYSQLIKPSWAPPSWLFGPVWTVLYVLIAISFGKVFWMAAKKEIAMITALPFALNLIFNFAFTPLQFGLKNNLLAAIDILLVLGTLIWALYAVWHAAPGIRWLVYVNIPYLLWVTFATCLQLTITYLNA